Part of the Oerskovia paurometabola genome is shown below.
GGAACAGGACGGGGACGTCGGGGGAGACCGCGCGGATGCGGCGCAGCACGGTGAGGCCGTCGAGGTCGGGCAGCATGACGTCGAGCACGATCACGTCGGGGCCGACGTCGCGGGCCGTGCGGATCGCGGACTGCCCGTCGAGGGCGGTCGAGACGTCCCACCCCTCGTAGCGCAGGGCCGAGGTGAGGAGCTCGGCGAGGTTGGGCTCGTCGTCGACCACGAGGACGCGCACCGGGGAGCCGTCGGCCCGGGTCAGGCGTTCGGGGGCGCGCGGGGAGACGAGGGGTTCCGTGGGCGCGGGGGTCGTGGTCATGCGTCCATGGTGCGCGCGGTGTCTCGGTCGTGCCTGTGGTGTTCCTATGAATTGACTGTGAGGGCGCTCGTCAGTCGAGCGGCCGCTCCCGGTGCGAGGCGGCGAGCGTCGAGGCGAGGATCGCCTCGATCGCGAAGGCCGTGGCGCCGGCGAGGTCGACCGCGTCGGGGTCGAGCAGCCACTGGGTCTGGAGGCCGTCCATGACGGCGATGATGGTGCTGGCCGCGCGGTCGAGGGCGACGGGGTCGAGCGCGACGTCGTCCTCGGGGGTCAGGAGGCCGGCCTCGCGGCGTTCGGCGATCACGGTGGTCAGGGCGCTCCTGATGTCTCCGCGCAGGCCTGCGAAACGGCGCGCGGCCCAGTCGCGCGCGGGGTGCTGGTCGGTCACGGACTCGCCGGTCAGGACGGTGTAGGCCTGCACGATGCCGGGGCGCTCGGCGTTCATCCGTGCGGTCGTGACGAGGTGGCGGAACAGGTCGAGGCCGCCGGGGATGTGCTTGCCCTCGAGGTGCTCGACGTCGACGACGTCCCGGAACTCGAGCACCTCGATGAGGAGCTGGTTCTTGGAGCCGAAGTGGTGGAGCACCCCGGCGTGGGTGATCCCGACCTGCTCGGCGACCTCGGCGAGCGAGCCCTGGTGGTACCCCTTGGACCCGAAGACGCGCATGGCTGCGCGCAGGATCTCCTCGCGCCGGGCGGCGGTGCCCTTGCGCGGTCGGCGCGTGCGCGCCGGTATGGCCTCTGTCATGACCGCAACCATACTGTGATCTTCGTTGACTTACTGACCTGTAAGTAAGTGTGGTTGTATATCGGCCAGCAGACAACGCCGTCCGAACGGAGCACCTGGTGTCACTGAAGACCCACGACGTCACGACCGACGTCACCCCCGACGTCAGCCCTGAGGGCGCGGTCGACGTCGACGGGACCGAAGAACGCCTCGCGCGCCTCGCCGCAGACCTCACGGTCGAGGAGAAGGTCTCCCTCGTCGTCGGCGCGGGCATGTGGACCACCACCCCGATCGAGCGCATCGGCCTGCGGGCCGTCGCGATGTCGGACGGCCCCGTGGGCGTGCGCGGCACGGGCGGCGAGACCGACGGCGCCGCGGCGGGAGCGCAGACCTCCGCGATGCTCCCCGCCCCCAGCGCGCTCGCCGCGACCTGGGACCTCGACCTCGCGACCCGCGCCGGCGCGCTCTTCGCGTCCGAGGCCCGCCGCCACGGCGTCCACGTCGTCCTCGCCCCGCAGATCAACCTCCAGCGCACGCCCGTCGGCGGCCGCCACTTCGAGTGCTACTCCGAGGACCCGCACCTGACCGCCG
Proteins encoded:
- a CDS encoding TetR/AcrR family transcriptional regulator; the protein is MTEAIPARTRRPRKGTAARREEILRAAMRVFGSKGYHQGSLAEVAEQVGITHAGVLHHFGSKNQLLIEVLEFRDVVDVEHLEGKHIPGGLDLFRHLVTTARMNAERPGIVQAYTVLTGESVTDQHPARDWAARRFAGLRGDIRSALTTVIAERREAGLLTPEDDVALDPVALDRAASTIIAVMDGLQTQWLLDPDAVDLAGATAFAIEAILASTLAASHRERPLD